From Tiliqua scincoides isolate rTilSci1 chromosome 2, rTilSci1.hap2, whole genome shotgun sequence, the proteins below share one genomic window:
- the SSTR2 gene encoding somatostatin receptor type 2, with protein sequence MDLEDDLPNTTAFWFPSTSQFDSFSAVTPASNASINITGQPYDLTSNAILTFIYFVVCIVGLCGNTLVIYVILRYAKMKTITNIYILNLAIADELFMLGLPFLAMQVALVHWPFGKAICRVVMTVDGINQFTSIFCLTVMSIDRYLAVVHPIKSAKWRQPRTAKMVNVAVWSISLLVILPIMIYAGVANNHGYSSCTMIWPDESGGWYAAGFIIYAFILGFLVPLTIICLCYLFIIIKVKSSGIRVGSSKRKKSEKKVTRMVSIVVAVFIFCWLPFYIFNVSSVSVFIVPTPALKGMFDFVVVLTYANSCANPILYAFLSDNFKKSFQNVLCLVKVSGMDETDRSDSKQDKSRLNEATETQRTLLNGDLQTSI encoded by the coding sequence ATGGACCTGGAGGATGACTTGCCCAACACCACCGCTTTTTGGTTTCCCTCAACCTCTCAGTTTGATAGCTTCTCCGCAGTGACTCCTGCCTCCAATGCCTCTATCAACATCACAGGCCAGCCCTATGACCTGACTAGCAATGCGATCCTCACCTTCATCTACTTTGTGGTGTGCATTGTGGGTCTGTGTGGCAATACCCTAGTCATCTATGTCATTCTCCGCTATGCCAAGATGAAGACCATCACTAACATCTATATCCTTAACTTGGCAATAGCAGACGAACTGTTCATGCTCGGGTTACCTTTCTTGGCGATGCAGGTGGCTCTGGTTCACTGGCCCTTTGGGAAAGCCATCTGCCGGGTCGTCATGACAGTGGACGGGATCAATCAGTTTACCAGCATCTTCTGCCTCACCGTAATGAGTATTGATAGGTACCTTGCTGTAGTACACCCCATCAAATCTGCTAAGTGGAGGCAGCCAAGAACAGCAAAGATGGTGAATGTAGCTGTGTGGAGCATCTCCCTTCTGGTTATCTTGCCCATCATGATATATGCTGGAGTGGCCAACAACCATGGGTACAGTAGCTGTACCATGATCTGGCCAGATGAGTCTGGTGGTTGGTATGCTGCTGGCTTCATCATTTATGCCTTCATTCTGGGTTTCTTGGTGCCCCTCACCATCATCTGCCTTTGTTACctgttcatcatcatcaaggTCAAATCCTCTGGTATCCGGGTGGGCTCTTCGAAAAGGAAGAAGTCAGAGAAGAAGGTCACCAGGATGGTCTCCATTGTGGTTGCTGTTTTCATCTTTTGCTGGCTGCCCTTCTACATCTTTAATGTCTCTTCAGTCTCTGTCTTTATTGTGCCAACACCTGCCCTCAAGGGCATGTTTGATTTTGTAGTGGTTCTCACCTATGCCAATAGCTGTGCCAACCCCATCCTCTATGCCTTCTTGTCCGACAACTTCAAGAAGAGCTTCCAGAATGTCCTCTGCTTGGTGAAAGTCAGCGGCATGGATGAAACTGATCGGAGTGACAGCAAACAGGATAAGTCCAGGCTAAACGAGGCCACAGAAACACAGAGGACATTACTCAATGGAGACCTTCAGACAAGCATCTGA